Proteins encoded by one window of Cannabis sativa cultivar Pink pepper isolate KNU-18-1 chromosome 4, ASM2916894v1, whole genome shotgun sequence:
- the LOC115714763 gene encoding uncharacterized protein LOC115714763, with protein sequence MEIVPTTYYENLKKYLKRKKYHQKPTKRKLLITRLGGGRGSGQRRWRRPRKLMVGLRKIVVSPVKLLAKFHETYVDQMIRLAGNMGGAGAFSGKKVAKRKEIAMVCCGSNQEFVDSRLLMEIYKRLAPNNNSQMIN encoded by the coding sequence ATGGAAATTGTTCCAACAACATATTATGAAAACTTGAAGAAATATTTGAAGAGGAAGAAATACCACCAAAAACCAACAAAGAGAAAGCTTCTCATCACTAGGCTTGGCGGCGGCCGAGGAAGCGGGCAGCGGCGGTGGCGGCGGCCGAGGAAGTTGATGGTTGGACTGAGGAAAATTGTTGTTTCTCCGGTGAAACTTTTGGCCAAGTTTCATGAGACTTATGTGGACCAAATGATTCGGTTGGCCGGAAATATGGGCGGCGCCGGAGCTTTTTCGGGTAAGAAAGTGGCGAAAAGAAAGGAAATTGCTATGGTTTGTTGTGGAAGTAATCAAGAATTTGTGGATAGTAGATTGTTGATGGAGATTTATAAGAGGTTGGCACCTAATAATAATAGccaaatgattaattaa